The genomic region GTAACATTTTGTCTCTACAACCAACTACTATagtttgcaaaaaaatatatatataataataataataacaatataacaataaaaataattaaagttgttcatattttaaactaaatttacagttttttagGACCCACCTATACATACTGTTACTGACATGTTGGGATGTAGAAATATGTAAGCAACAAGctcaacaacagcaaatgtttcaataaaatgcattatttactTCGTTGTTTTCACGTCTCTGACAGCAACCTTTGACAAAGTGAAGTAGTCCcaccaacaccagcagaacTAGCAGGAAGACCTTAACAATGATCCATGGATTGGAAttgaaagaggaagagggaatAACTGTCTTTTTCTGACCATCTGAAATGAGTATAGAAAGTATTCTTATACGATGCATAGacattcacaacattttcacaaatgtttgacaataaacaactaaaatgtaaagtataaagacttttttaaaagatgtaaagacttgaagtatatacagtatctaaCGCTACGGTTGTCATTTATATCACATCTACCCatcaaaactatttttaaatgttattgtgtCTCACCTTTAACAGTCAGccagctctctgctgattctccagctccagagatgctgcacttgtagagtccttcattaGACTTAGAAACATCGTGGATggtcatgtttcctgtagagctgttACTGATCAAGACTCCATATTgatagaaatcagctgaggtctgtgaggaagtcgtcttgtttctacaagttagagttacagcttctccctccatcacaggaagagcaggaatttccaggatcactggaccatctgaacaacaaggatgtaaaagctgatttaatgatacactcatgttgacTTTATGACAAagatgttgttgtcatgataaaaatTTACCAGTGACAATGATGATGACACTGTTGCTTCTTTCCCCCCCTTTAGTCTCAAACCAgtattttccactgtcactgggaaacacatttgttatagtgcaggacgaccctgttgTTGTTCTCTTATTAGTTTTGTTACATGAGGATATTCTTACTTTGGACTCAtgtacaacttcacaataagagaccccctcacaataaaaagttactgaCTCATATtgaaagaactgtgctctgtttggatcaatTCGAAGAGAAGCTGCgtctgaaacaaagaaaatgaaagagactCATAAAACAGCTGGTACAAAGAAGCAGAATACAATATTGAACTATAGTGATTAATGGCAGCATGATTCCTGTAATGATTGGACAAGCCCTTCTTTACAACAATCAGAAACGGTTTGCTCACCtgaattaaatataaacatctTTCCCTGTTTACaacttcttttaaataaatcacagcacaaaaatgaaaatgtattcagtAAGTAAACAACTGGTACTTACTAACTTTCTGATCATGTCCACTCAGCAGcatcacaatcatcactaaagagataaagaaaaaagcaaagtgctgatacagaaaataaaaatacagcagctgaaTGTTTGTTCTATAAAGTTACAGAaacagactcagtactcacacagtctgatgcagagagctgtgacctccatgttgtcttgctgctgactgaacatcagagtGAAGTTCAATGTAGGTGCACAGAGgcgtcacttcctgttttcttatcTCGGCTTTCaatttgatgatttttttttttagatcacaAACTTTGTCTTCTGTTGCAACAGAAATAATCTAGTGTTTAAACAATTAGTGGGTGGAGCAAAGAACAACTGtggtttaaaaaatataaattaaatgaacagtAGACCAAAATGTTTGACAGGTATCTGATTGATAAATATGCTACGCAGAAAGTTGAGAGAGTGGTTAATTTCTGTACTGTAACAATGTCACGGTGACATTTGTCAGGTTTGGTGATTTCTATATATGTCACCTTTAGTGTATTAGCATGCAGACATTAACTGAAAATTCCATCCATTAATTtaaccatttttctttttaagggTTGTGGGAATGCTGGAGCAAAGCTGAGCTTTCATTAGGCGAGAAACAGGGTACAGCCTGGACATGGTCTACCATTGggtaaaaaatattaatacattaaCCAAAttattgggaaaaaaaaaacagaaatagctTCTTCATAACAGCACCAGATGAAAAGGCAGTGGATCAAAATGATTCAGTGGTCTTGGAGGAGTTAAATGTCTGTTACTTATTCTTCTGTAACCCATCTTTATCTGTCTTTATCTGACACTGTTTACCCTAAAaccatttgttttcatcaacaGCCGATATCAAGCTTTGATTTTCTAGTTtccataaatacacacatacatgtagtAACAGTATCATGATTATCCTCTTCctatatctttatttttctttttgtgtttctttcacacagaaacacacccatgcaaacacacattcaattaAGTCTAGTCCTACTCTGCCCCCTGCAGTACAACACTAACAGTATGActgaatattatttatttattttcattcacatttttaatactCAATTTCACAAGTTACCCAAAGTACAGTTAGACATGGTGAACATGTGGCTGATACAGGCCTATTTCtaacagcattaaaaacaatccttacaatgacagaaaattaaagaaatactgCCATTCTACACCAAATGTATGAGCATAAAAGAATAATTAACATAATAATGTATGAGaataatgaaaagcaaatgttatTATATCTGAGTGGATGACTTGAATGTCCcaaaatgaagcagcagcagagcctcCATCACTACAATGAACAACGTCTTTAAAATGAGGGAGATATGACAGCTGTGGTCTGACGGAGGCGGAACCTCTGTGTGAAATTTTGCAGTCATTAGTGATTAAAGTTgtgtaactttttttaaaatgtaagaattTAATATGATAAACTTTTTTTGAACTTTGTTTTGAAATTCCGGGTATTCTGGGCTCTGTTCATTTTATCTATTTGGTTGTATGTTGACTTTTCAAATTCACTTGAGAAGTAATGTAGTTGACAAAAGGTAGATAAAATAACCTAGTAAACAGTGCGCTCTGGTGGTTGTTGACTAGATCACACAGtttgtaacatgtttttatatgttttttataagTTATTTAGACCTGTGTCCTGGTGCATCATGCAACACGTTTTTATTCTCATCCCCCTGATTTCAGTGGATTGTTTGTGAAAGAACAAAGCTGCCCCTTAGTCCCTTTCAGTTTGTGAGATGTGTTGCTAGAACAACAAGCTCAACATGACTTTGGAAGAACCAACAGGTCTAATTTCATAAGGACTCACAGTCCACTGAGTGGTCGAGTTGTTTCTGAGAACCAAGTTCTGTTCATAGTCTGTCgattatatatgtttatttccATAGTGATTGCTGTGGGTTGATAGTgtatcagtgctgctgctgtttgttttcactctgttcAAGTTGTCCACATCTTAGAGGGAGGGGTCCAGTCCGAGCTCAGATATTCACTGACAATAAATGTTGCGGAATGACACGAAGAGCAAATGTCTGAGATTTGTGTTAGGAAGCACTTCCTCAAGGTTCGGGTTGTCAAATGTGGTTCAAATAGAATATATAAAATAGTTTACTTGCCATTTTATGCGCCAccaccacctttttttttcttttttgtcatgtttttttttgtaatactTTCTTTGGCCACATGACTGCACTACTACACTATGTTGTACATaggctgcagctctgtctgcagactgtcgTCATAACACAACTAAAaaccttcatgttttctttcaggTGAGCTGTAATTTGTGCACTCTACTCACAAGACTGTTGTCAGTTATGGGGAAGTTGTTGTTCACATTATGGTCAAGTCTAAAACGgctctgtttttcacatttttcacaaatgagaaaaaaaagagattcaactgtaatttaaaaagtctaaatgcaaaaaaaaactaatgcaaATGCATCACCAGACTTTTTCAGGTTCACAGGAATATTACGTTGTTGATCACAAATAAGCTGAAAGTTTCACATTATGTGAAGTAACATTAATAGAATAGAAGCTGACCACAATGAGTCTCATTAAAGACCTAATCTGCTCTTTGCTTTTGAGCCGCATTTTAACTGCTGAAGAAAAAGGTGGTTCAACATCTGTGAAAAAAGCTTTAGTCAAAGGATTTAAAGGGTTTAAACTTAACTTGCTTTTAACTTCAAATGTACTTCATTAAATCCAAATCCAGACAGTGTTTCCAGGTGTGTAAAagcatcacttttattttgcagtaaaCATATATAGGTTTAAATCATCTTGTTGTCAGTGACTAAACTAAACATACAGCTGTCTTACTTCCTTAGTTTCCCACATCATCATGGTATTAGTTCAGACACACTGAGGgtaactgtgttttaaagctcCTCCTTCAGTCAACTCTCACTGAGACCtgtaagacacagaaaacatactgAACAAATATAAATCATAGAAATTAGAGCTTGttgttaacatttttatgtgttttgtttacttaaaacatacagtatatccaaACTGATTTTCTAACTACAGAattgcattttagaaacatTCATATTACAGTAAATCTAATATATTAACTTAGTTTTGGAAGCTTTTAAgggaattaaaataaaagtagcatGTTGTGTGGAGTCATTTTAATGGTTGCTTTCTGATTTGCACATATATGGTGATCTCTATGTTGTAATCACGACTTGCCAACTCTGAAAACACAATATATTGTACACAGAGCTTGAAAATGATAGTGTATGAAAATGAATTCAATGTGGATGTTTTTGccaaataaaagtacaaaaatattagaaaatacaaatcCATATCCTCAAGTTAGATTTACAATCACAGTAAAATTTCAGGCTCTGCAACCTATCCTTCGATGATCCTAAATGTTGGAACTGATAGAGTCATGTAGTCAATCTTAACCATCATTGGTTGAGACCATATCACCTCTACCATAATCTCAAATGACTGTTTTTACCTAATGGACTGTGGAATAATGTAGATCTTGTGTTGAAGGTGGGTCGGTGTACATCCAAAGGAGCTGATGCAGCTGGTTCTACATTAAGAAAAGTTTATGTCAACATGTttcaaaaatattcacatttcatttagttttaatgtaaaagtgtCCCTGTCTTTAGTGTTGGTTGTTTTAATGAATAATTACTCATCAAGCTCCTCAACTAATAATGACAGAGGTAGTGTAAGTAAGCTGGCTCATAAAACCACGGTTAAATCTTAGGGTTATTTTATCTGTTATGATGAATGTGATTAACTGTGCTTTAAGAATTGTTGGATATTTTGGTGAGTGTGACAATTGACCTATCTTGCACAATATGTATTGAAGAACAACAACCTGTAACAAAGaaaatttattttcaaattcaaatttgctatgacaaacatttcttttagttTACTAAGTAAgaagaaactgtttaaatacaCTGTCTGTCCAAAGAAAAAGTCTCTACCTGGATGTAACTAGGCAAACAGGTAAGCGCCgcccattggataattactgcatggatgattatttttcagctggtaacTAGTTATTTAACTCTGTGGTCATAGAAATAATCTTCATCTGTTTCAGTAGGATCCAATTATTGGCATgtatcaagcaaagaaaacatctgaggagattgatgaaactactaaactGGATTAAGAgctgtccaatggaagaaggtcatgtggcctaatgagtccagatttaccctgttccagactgatgggtgcatcagggtaagaagaaaGTCAGGTAAAGTTATTCACCCATCATGCTTAGGGCCTACAATACAAAGCTGTTGGGGCAATTGTGAAATTGTGATAGTCGTGTTAACAGAACTCATGGTCCGGTTGTAATTATGTTTCTCACAAAGATTGGTGAGGGATAGAAATGTACTTGTACAGGAACACCACCTTTGGGTTGTCCACATGTACAAACTTCTCGTCTACTGTTTGCATAAAACAATTGTAAGGTTAACGGTAACCTCTACTCTACATACACCTTGTACTTTGCAGATTCGTCAGCCttgttctctgtggttttagTGCAAGAAGCTCAGTTTAACACCAGCACTCACACATCTAACAAATACTGAGACAAAACCAAACAAGTGTCACGTATACAGTGTAGTAACCTgcttattcttattattaagTCATAGTCACATTTCtactctgctgtttttaacGTTAATTTAAATAGTTGTAcatctttaaaacaaatcatttacaaaacattttaccaaaaaGTACATACAACTCCAAATGCTTTTGATTTGTGTGCTTGTTATGGTCTGTATATCACATGTAATACAGTTATTAAGTAatgaaagaaaaccacaaaggcAGGTGATGCACTGtacctttctcttttcttgttaCAACAGCAAATGTTGctgcatctgcagcagctgaatcaACACGttcagagactgaaaaacagatcagcacagacacattaaaaagaaaaggaccaTATACTTAATATCAGGACTATTCTTACTCTTTATGATCTGATTTTTATATTACACAGGTAAAAAAACGGTTTCATACACAAGGGtattaactaaaaaaaatattcaagtatacatattatttaatatatacttGAATTCTgagttgaaatgttttgtactgGCCTTGATCACCTACTGTAGTCTCAACACCTCattaaacaaatgtgaacaattaaaatgttcttcttcttctctttcggcttttcccatcaggggtcgccacagcgaatgatccttttccacctcactctatcatgaacatcttctaccctcacaccagccaacctcatgtcctctgttaagacatccatatatctcctctttggccgtcctcttgtcctcctgcccggcagctccatctccaacatccttctaccaatatactcactatccctcctctgaacatgtccaaaccatctcagtctggcctctctgactttgttgctaacacagtacaacgtgagccgtccctctgatgtactcgttccttattctgtctaacctggtcactcctaaggagaacctcaacattttcatctctgctacctccatctcagcctcttgtctctgtctcactgctaccgtctctaacccatagagcagggctggtctcaccactgtcttgtagacctttcctttgagtcttgctgacactcttctgtcacacaacactcctgacactttcctccacccgctccaacctgcctgcactcgcctcttcacctcttttccacactctccatcacactgaactgttgaccccaagtacttaaactcctgcaccttcttcacctcagccccctgtaacctaacgcttctacctggatccctctcgttcagacacatgtattctgtcttacaacgactgaccttcatgcctcttctttccagagcaaacctccacctttccagctgttcctccacctgctctctactctcactgcaaatcacaatgtcatccgcaaacatcattgtccagggagattcctgtctgacctcatctgtcagcctgtccatcaacatagcaaacaataagggactcaaagctgatccttggtgtagtcccacctccaccttgaactcctctgtctgacctacagcacatctcaccaccgtcatacttctctcatacatgtcctgaactactctgacgaacttctctgccactcccgacaacctcatacagtaccacagctcctaATCTTGCcaatttatttgttgtttgttttaactgatCACTAGATCATTGTCTTGAGGTTACGTATTAAATATGACTAAAACTATGCTAAACATTATAAATCAAGACTGAAactattttacattaatattttacactACAATTGAATTTTCTGCTTTGCCTAAAGGACTGTGTTACCTGGAGATTTGGTTTTTCTAACAATGAAAGGCAGCACAATGATGTGACTTTACGTGAGGAAATCATGGGCAGTGTGTCTGGTTTGTTTActcacctgtttgttttctagCTGAGCCTGATCCAGGTCTCAGTGTGGAGACATAAACCACTACTACAATAAAGGAAAAATGACAGCATGTATACAAACCAGGAAGAAAAGCTGACttgttttttacatgaaaacGTTTAACTAATAAATGGAAACAATCACAGTCAGTttcactaaattaaaacaaaaattagTTTTGGAGAATGTAACTAAAAAGGTGACTATTTACTGTGAAttataaaattgtaaaaactCTAGTAAAAATGTACCCAACATTTGATATTAACTCATATAATGTTTAACACAATGATTTTCAACAGTATCATTCCTCTTTgtttaatcaaaataaaagaaagatgtaGGTGACTGATatactttttcacattttcacactttGCAATGTCAATTTCagttagttaaaataaaaacatatttttaatagaaaaacttaaaatgtaACAAGTAGAATGTTCTGTTACTGTAAAACGAATCTCTAATAATCTTTTAcagcagataaaaacataaataaaatgtatcatTATCTTATTTTCTTTACCTCTGTGCCATAACCTTCGCCTGTATCTTTCCAGAAAGTGAAgtaccaccaccagcagcagcagaactaGCAGTACAGCTGTTACAATGATCCATGGGGTAGAATATAAAGAGGGAGTCTCTTTGTGACCATCTAGAATGGATATAGAAAGCATTGTATCTTATAATGTGCAGGAacattcacaacattttcacaaaacCATTGACAAATATGCAGTTTAAAGTCAGTATCTAAAGCtacatttgtcatttatatCACATCTACTCATAAATTCTATTTTATAAAATCTTTTTGTGTCTCACCTGTGACAGTCAACCTGCtttctgctgattctccagctccagagatgttgcacttgtagagtccttcatcacACTTAGAAACATTGTGGATgctcatgtttcctgtagaaCTGTTACTGATGAAGactccatctttatagaaatcagctgaggtctgtgaggaagtcattttgtttctacaagtcagagttacagcttctccctccatcacaggaagagcaggaatttccaggatcactgaaccatctgaacaacaaggatgtaaaagctgatttaatgatacactcatgttgactttatgacaaaatgttgttgtcatgataaacacttgccagtgacagtgatgttgacactgttgcttCTTTTACCCCTTCCAGCCTCAAACCAGTATTCACCACTGTCATCTGTATAAACATTTGTAACAGTGCAGGACGACCCTGCTCCTGGTCTCTTGTCAGTTGTAATACATGCAGGCTTTTTACCTTTGTTCTCATGTATAACAACACAATAAGAGAccccctcacaataaaaagttagtgactcatattcaaagaactgtgctctgtttggatgaATATGAAGACAAGctgcatctgcaacaaagaaaaagaaaaagattcataaaacagctggaatggattttcaaaataacagaACCAAATAAATATTGAGCTAGTATAAAATGATAAGTGGCAGCATAATTCCCGTGttatactgtaaaacatcaaatatCCTATAAAATCAGTGAGTAAGTAACTGGTACTTACTAACTTTCtgatcatgttcacacagcagaaTCATAACAATCGTCACTAAGCAGAAAAATAGCAACAGATGGTCATGAGAGCAATGTGCTGATACAGATTATTGATTCAGaaaattactaaaataaaagtttgtaCTATTAAGCAACAGACGGATTCATTACTCacgcagtttgatgcagagagctgtgacctccatgttgtcttgctgctgacagaacatcagactgaagtgcaATGTAGGTGCACAGAGGGgcctcttcctgtttcttacTTCTGGTGTTAATGTGAGGATTTTTTTAGAGCAGAAACTTTCTCTATTGTTGCAGCAGAAATAATCTGGTGGTTAAACATCGGTGGGTGGAGCAAAGCACAAGTATGGacttaaaaatagaaattaaaatgaccAGTAGGCCAAATCGTTTTACAGATACGAGCGTTAAAAGTATACTACGTCTACTACGTCATTGCATCTTTAACCACAGCAGTAAGTTAAGAGAATGGTATCAAACAAACTAATAAAGACACTAGATGACAAGTTCTCTGTGAAACCTGtatctgtttcatttcttttattttttcctttatccaaaacacacaaatgcaaacagacTTTCAATTGACCAGTCCCAGTAAGCGTCCTGCGATACAACATTGAtagaaattacaaaacaaaacaaacacatttgcagaCTAATAGCGTTTGATGATTTCACATAAGAGacaaatataaagtaacaaGTCACATGTTCCCACACTGCCCACAGAGTCtgctcacagagcagcagagttaCATGTACACTCAAAGTCAAAGTGTTCGGTAGTTTGGTGTTTAGTCCAGGAGAAGCCAGGTGGCCAACCATCAATTCTTGCTACACCAGTTCAGTGGTTCTCAGGGATATTTATGTCCCCCAAAGTGGAATCTGACTAAGACCTCAGGACTTTGTTGAATTGGCTTTTTGCATTGGACCTATGAAGACCTCTAGTCTGTAGATACTTTTTATATGTTTCTGGGAGCTGCACTGAGGCACCTTTGTACAGACTCTGtcacaacaataacagaaaattaaagaatTCCTGTTGTTTTACACCAAATGTATAAACTTGAGAagtaatgaataataaaacattcaatatGAGAGAAGAAAGACCTCTTGTGAGAAGAATATAATCAAGGACCGCTACGCCGCCCGAATTGGCATCACCGGGGCTCCACCCTGAAACCAGGGCATGGGGCTGCAGCATGTAGACGAGCGCCTAGTGGGTGGCctctctcccacgggaccctGTATGGCCCAGCATAAAGGAGGGATGTGGGCCCGCCTTCCTTCGGGGCTCGGTTGATAATCGATGTAATTGTGTTTGACCCACAGCCGCATGTAGTCAGTAACTGCCTtggtggcaaggcaccaggaGTGCATGAGATTTGGGGTCTGTGGCCCTCTGTTAAGGGCTGTCCAAGGATTAGGTCTCTCGACCATCCTGGGATTGCCTCTGTGTTTCCCCAGAAAAATTGAAAGAGGAGTTTAGGGAAAAGGAAGTCTGGGTATTCCTGCTTAGACTGCTGCCTCCATGACTTGGCCTCGGATAAgcagaagaagatggatggatgttcaGGATACAGAAAGAGCATGAACAGATATAAACTACTGCAGTACAAGACActgactttctttttattattatctttattataaCAGTTTACATCTGAGTGGATTAATTATTTCAGTAGATAATTggaattattaatattatttttttaatgtacaatCAAATTTGTGAGAAGTGGTTTTCAAAAGCTGGACTAAATAAGTAAACAGTGCACTCTGGTGGTTGTTGACTAGATCACACAGAGTGTAAGATgttattacatatacatatagaCATATGTCCTGCTGCATCATGCAAAACAATCTGTGACATCTGTGTTCTTAATTAAGGAGTAGTTGTAGTTCACATTGTGGTCAAGTCTAAAACGTCTCTGCTTTTCACCTGTtttacaaatgagaaaaaaatatatattaaacaacaGAAACCTCGTCAAGATTCTGCTGCAATTTGAAAAGTCGTCAAACTCATCAAACTCCACCCCACCGCTTCACCTCCACCATCATCTCGATTGACATGAATTTGTATTGCCCACATTCTTACCTACTAGATTGTAGAATAGATTATATTGTCTGTTAAGGGTAGGGTTGGTACCATCCGAAGAAGTTGATGCAGCTGGTTCTACATTAAGAAAAGTTTATGTAAACATGTTgaataaatattcacatttaatttacttttaatgtaaaagtggCCCTGTCTCTAGTGTTGGATACTCATATCAGCTACTATTGAAGTTGCTTTATACTGAATAATGACTAAAGGATCTATATGATGATTCATCTATAACTGCTAAAGACAGACAGTAGTTTAATTCAGCTGGCACATCAACAGCACCATCAGTAATGATGTATGTTCTTAATCAGCTTAAGGTTAAATCATTTGTTgcaataaatgtgtttcattgtgtCAGGATAAGTTAGATAGATGGGAAAAGTGACCATTGACCTATCTAACACAAGAGTTAACGCTGAACAACAACATAGAACTATGATAATTCATGTTTAAGTTCAAACTTACTATGACCAATAGCTCTTTAAGTTCATTAAGTAAGAATAAACTTTTTTGTGCACAAAAGTGTAAATATAtcacatttgaaacattttttcttctttaaattttactttttgaTGGTTGTTGGGCAAACTCATTGTGACACCACAGGTCAGCTTTGTGCTCTAGtgaccctgtctcctaaaagttacaaacaaaactgaacttAGTCAAAATCATACTGAAACATACTTAAAAGTACTTAAACTGTAAATTTTTTTAACCTAAATTCACAGCTTGTTTGGACCCACGTTACAACATGGGTGCAACATGTAAcagtttttaacttttactCTGGCGTAACTCTGACAAAGTTTCCCACCACCACCAGCGGAACCAGCAGCAAAACCGTGACAATGATCCAAGGGGTTGAACTGGAAGTGGAAGTAACTGTCTTTTTGCAACAGGGGGCAACTGTCTCGTTGCCAGAGGGAATGACTGTCTCGTTGGCAGAGGGAGTAACCCTCTCTTTTTGATCATCTGAAATGAGTACAGAACCCATTGTATTGTATTTCCAAAACATTATGACAGTTATTTGACAATAaactaatataatatactgGTTAAAGTCTAAATCTGGTGTAACTGTTGTCATATTCTATATATAACATTTACCTATGAACTCTATTTTcaaatgttgctgtgtctcGCTTCTGACAGTCAaccagctctctgctgattctccagctccagagatgctgcacttgtagacTCCTTTATCAGACTTGGAAGCACTGCTCATGATCATATCTCCTGTAGAGCTGGTATTGATCAAGACTCCATaattatagaaatcagctgaggtctgtgaggaagtcatcttgtttctacatctcagagttacagcttctccctccatcacaggaagagcaggaatttccaggatcactgaaccatctgaacaacaaggatgtaaaagctgatttaatgatacactcatgttgagattatgacaaaatgttgttgtcatgataaaaacttaccagtgacagtgatgttgaca from Anabas testudineus chromosome 18, fAnaTes1.2, whole genome shotgun sequence harbors:
- the LOC113168283 gene encoding Fc receptor-like B, with amino-acid sequence MEVTALCIRLLMIVMLLSGHDQKVNAASLRIDPNRAQFFQYESVTFYCEGVSYCEVVHESKVRISSCNKTNKRTTTGSSCTITNVFPSDSGKYWFETKGGERSNSVIIIVTDGPVILEIPALPVMEGEAVTLTCRNKTTSSQTSADFYQYGVLISNSSTGNMTIHDVSKSNEGLYKCSISGAGESAESWLTVKDGQKKTVIPSSSFNSNPWIIVKVFLLVLLVLVGLLHFVKGCCQRRENNELS
- the LOC113168284 gene encoding low affinity immunoglobulin gamma Fc region receptor II-like; this encodes MEVTALCIKLLTIVMILLCEHDQKVNAACLHIHPNRAQFFEYESLTFYCEGVSYCVVIHENKGKKPACITTDKRPGAGSSCTVTNVYTDDSGEYWFEAGRGKRSNSVNITVTDGSVILEIPALPVMEGEAVTLTCRNKMTSSQTSADFYKDGVFISNSSTGNMSIHNVSKCDEGLYKCNISGAGESAESRLTVTDGHKETPSLYSTPWIIVTAVLLVLLLLVVVLHFLERYRRRLWHRVSERVDSAAADAATFAVVTRKEKGLSES